TATTTCCACATATTTTTCATCAACATGTGACAACTGAAAAATTATTTCCAAATATTTTTCATCAACATGTGACAACTTTATATGACTAAAACGATTTAGCCGACAAATGTGTAATCCAATTGTTTTCCCAAGCCGTCCCACTGTAAATAATCCAAACAGGAAATTTAGTGGAACTTTGTAATTGATCATCAATAGATTCACTGTCTGGCTTAATTACTCATTGACACTGAAAGTGCttggaagaaaaagaaaataataatccaAGGTTTTTAGCTTTGAAAGGTTGACCAGGTGGTACGTTTTTAGCTATAATCCTTTAAGGTTTGGAAGTTAGGGGTCTGCCTCAAACAGAATGAAATGTTTGAATGTTGAATAACGTTATTCAGAAAATGTACATAATTATGCACTTTATCTATATACACTGGGCTTTTATATAGCCCCATTTCATTTAGATCACAGCGCTTTAGCAAGCATACGTGTACATTAGCATTgcaaataatacaacaaatgaacaaaagcaatttacagaaaaaactaaggaaaaagatgttttttaaaatgtactccTTGAGAATGTCATGAGGATTTAGGGTCTACCACAAATAGAATCAGAGGTactgaataagggaataaaagggaaGTGACGAGGTCTTAAGCGGCTAATTTGATGAATGTTGAATAATGTCATTCATGAGACATGCTGCTTGTGGATAATGACATTTGAGTGATTTAGGGGTCTACCTCGGGTCATCCCTTTAGATTCATCCACAATCATCGCCTTCCAACAATACAGAGATAAGCATGAGAAATGAGATGATGTCATGTGACTGTCATGTGACAAGCTCCTATAGCAGATAATCACATCTGAtaaaaccaaaccaaatttattttagTAGTCTGGATTTGTACAATCTTGACTTACATGTAATGACCATGCAAACTTGgaatttgtatgtgttttttcaGCAGATTCTTGCAAGGACAAAATGGTGgtgaataaataatttgttgccATAGTTTGATTTTAATTGTAATTTGTCAGTTGATGTTGAGGTGTTGTTTTGGTTTCTATGCATTTTCCCACTTTACAAACCACTTATCAAGATTGTTTCAAAGTCGAGGACTTGATTTGTAATTATTCTTTAAAGAGAGGGTATAACTTTCGcttattactccaaaaattaatcaCCACAAAAAAGCACTTTACATGGTAAGACGCTCTGTCGCTGTTGATTATgtataacttaattttaaaaacaattccatGTAAAGGCTAGGGATGAGGTGTTGGAGAGAGAGGAATTTGAAAaactcagattgtgttttctaaTTATGGATTATTATTCCTGCGTGGACAGTTACCCCTCCAGATTCTTCACAAAATCTTAAAAAACGCTACATTTTTACTTGAGGTTTTATGGATAATACCAATCAAACTCTCTTTAAAACCCAACAAAGGTATGCTTTCGTTCCCTTTAGAGGTAATACATTTATTCCAAAAAACACTCCTtgattaaacaaattgttgtttaaCATTGCCAGTTACTTGTTGATATTTTGCCAAACGTGTTTCGGAATGTCTGTTTTTCATCTGGCAAAAGATGGAAAGATATATTGCAATTGAGATTGTTGGGCTGTAACCTGTTGCTCGGTCGTTGTGGATAATTACAACATTATGTGCCTCAGATTCCAGGAAGTAACAGGTTTAAGTAAAAATTATTAACTGCTTCCTCAAAGTTACTTCAGTCATTAGAAAACCGAGAATGTTGTCTGTAAAAATCTGACTGCAGATCCTGCATGTCCACAACAAGATGAGTTATAAATCATAGGGTCATGTTGTCACACTTAGCAATTTACTTGCAGACAGTTCCAGGGAATCTCCAAgaagtaaagactagtcttatctcgagttaagactagagtcctaggactagtccaaagttaTCTTTGTGAAGTTGACCCCTGGTAAGTTGGTCCATAATGAAGGGGCTGCGGAAGTAAGCCAAAAAGCCAGCCATTTccatgggggaaaaaaaacagtcaaaaatctgaacattttgttaaaaaatataatgtacatttatgtacatttcgttttaataaattcaacaatccttttcttttcttatgGAGTATAATATATACAATATATTGTAGTTATAAACTAAAGGGTTACTTTGCATAAAACAGGttttacaaaaattatgtttaaacCAAATACTACGAAATAAATACAGCTCATtgctaaatgttttttttaatgcccttCTAACGTTCCTTtctattaaagccattttaAATCTTTTgaagaatacaaaacaaatcactttcGAGCTTTATGAATATCATGCGCCAATCATGAATTAAGCTACAtgttataagttatcacacaagcgcgagtggaatacggaaaaatatagtgtTCTGCATCTttggccgagttggatatgggacgcaaacgcgctatattttccgtctttccacgagcgcgcgtgtggtaacgtatttatcttcaagtaaacTTGGCGTGTGACATAGAACatgcatggtagtgatattagccgtgcaatataggtttttatcaccactccattctgccaatctgattggaggattagcgcgtacttgaagataaataaagACGTTAAACGTCAACTTCACATTCTACCCTCCCACGACCTACAGGTAGAaccattttaaagttttctATGCACAAAAGTTTCCTTAAAGcatggaagttttttttttacaaacatatAAATATACAGAGCTGTTCATTTTCAGAGACTTCTTTGTGGCACATAACACATTAATGTCAGTCCTTTATGCACTATGACCTTTGTCTataatttttaaatgtaaaaaatcaCTTTGGTTCATGCTAACAAAGTTTTTAACCACAACACTGACCTTAGCTTTCTCAAAACTTAATACAAAGATAAGCTCTTAGatagaaaataattacaaagtcTTCAATTCATGACTATAAGATGATGTTTGAGACACTTGTTAAGTCAGCAGCTTGTATGATTTATGTACGTGAACTTGTACTtactttgtacaacaatcaaggaGATATTTAGAAAACACATTCAATATAATGTtcagaataataaacaaacatatacagaccctttaattgAAATAGTGCCATCATTTTGACCACCACAAAATAACCTCAAAAATGTCTTTCCTTGGTCTTTTGAGGACTGAAAACATTAACCATGAACTTCAATaaggtgtttatttgtttgagtttgtttcctttggtagttgtcaaagactagtcttctcactcggtgtatcccaacacaagcataaaataacaaacctgcaaaaattttagctcgattggtcatcggagttgcgagaaaatgatgacagaaaaaacacccttcttggacgaatttgtgtgctttcagttgggaataaaagacttctagctagaagtcttttattattttagtgagaaattacctctttctcaaaatctatgctacttcagagggagccgtttctaacaatgttttataccaccaacagctctccaatgctcgttacacaagtcagttttcaagttaatatttgttttgagtaactaccaaacgggtaccttccctttaattgcaCATGTATTAATCCGTGTTAAATAGGTAAAACATTTGTTGTAaacgttttaaaacaaattatttttagccATCTGTGAGTGATACCCTGCTCATTACTTAAAACAgaagtttgtttaaaaaggtaatattttctgcttaagcggctctatgaaattgagcacaAGTGATTATGTATACGCTTAGCACAAACATATTAATCTGCAAGTGGAATACTGGCATATGATACTGGCCTGACGAAGGAGGGTGGGGGTGACCACACCCCCACCCTAAATTCTTTGGACATTGGAAGAAACTATTTTGCTCAAtttatcaatacatgtacaaagtatTCAGCGTTGGTCTGGAATTACGTCCAACTGAGGACAAGTCGGTTtgcactttgcaaagggcacttcaattggaGAATCTTAAAACATACTGGAAACTCTttaaggggcatcaaggccaagcaaggccaagaccagggccttGAGACCATGTCTCTGTGGTCTGTGTATAAATTCCAGGCCCTATGAAATGAGTCataaacctaaaaaaaaaaaaaaaaaaacagtcagctTAAATCATTTCCGGTTGAACTATTGAAAAATATCCTATCATTCTGGGATTAAGCCAATATTCAAAAGTTCAAATACCCAGATACCGAATAAAGGCCCGTTACTCAGACACTGGATCAGTTTTACCCTGAACACAGTTTCTGTATTGAACAAGAACGcttttaaaatacaacaacTCTGAAAACACACATCATGCATATAACAAATTACATGTTtggatattgaaaaaaaaaagctaaatCAATTTAGCTGTTAATTTAAAACACACACTTGATGACGCTATTTACAAAGTTAATGTACTATTCAAAAGTTTACTCATTTTAAGCATTTGTACTGtacatgaagtacatgtatttggcaCCAATTGCAGCTTGGCATTTTCTTTGATGCATAACTTGTAACTTAAGCACCCTACACGCACCCTTTCCTTTTTTATTAACCCGAAAACGGCTCACACCAAAATGCCCAAGATCTGACCTACATCCACTCTATATCAAAAAGGTCAAAGAAAAGGTCATGACctgaatttacattttcctaTGCTTCTCATAATAACATAGTATCttaaaagaaataaagaaataaataaataaataaacaaagtttataaattttggttttaccaaacaCAGATgggtattagcactgtatactcagtactatacccaagttctgtgaaaaaaaagcaCAGGCAAATttctctggtgggattcgaacccacgaactttgcaattctagagcaatgtcataccaactagaccatcgggaaagcccggtagctagaggcagtttgaaatcctatattttagcagcggtaCAGCGGGTATCATCAATGAAATCAAGTTTATGacatagggtgtcctttaccaaggaaaaaatgccctggtgcccttgccccttcaaaaacgaagcatacaggcccgaGTTGGACTCTCTGCATGACCTTAGACATGCTACAAGAACTGTGACAGGCAATACTGGGCcaaattgcatggctctgcttattgcAAGCAAAGAATTGGCAAAAACTTTCGAAAACAGTGAACTTTGCGCTTTAACAGCTTGCGCAGAATTTAGCtcctgcacagtaagcagatAACAGTGATCGTAAGCCCATAATTCAGCAGCAAGCAGAgcaataaaattgggcccataagTGTATATATAATTAAGTGTATATAAAGACAATTTACTGGCAGCAAGTTAAAGGCAATCTCCATAAAGGAAATTCTGTAACATTTCAGTTTTCTCTTTATTTCCCTTTCTTTCCGAAGTGTtatcttttaaatgttttcatcCAACATATCCAAGAAGGTAGCTTTCAGACCGTTttctcagaaaaaaacaacagtaattgttacaaataaataagatgaccaaataattaaataaacaaatatactaATACAAAACTAAATGAATAAATGATCACCTCAAGGGAGATTTTTTTTTGGTGGCAGTTATCATTTCTCTTTACAAAATTTAATCTCTTATCTTCATCAAAGAATTTCAGGTCTGTTTAAATCAACACTGTCCATTAGTGATGatataaacttttgtttttacagacgaaataaaatatatttagtGTGGATGCTTTTCACAACAATCATGTTACAATCAAACTATCTAGAAACACTTCTTGTTGACGTTTGATCATGAAATAGCCAAATGTGTTCTCCCTCATTTAAATTAGGTAGACCAAAAAAGTGAAGTTTACTAACGGTTAGCAGTGTTAATGACATAGCAACTGTGCTAAGGATTCAACGTAAGCATCAAACCTTTACTACACCCATTGCATTACAACACAAAGTTCCACCCACTCAAACCAGCCTGTTCAGTTACATTGTACTGTTAAGTTTAACCAGCATCAAACATCTGATTATGAAGTGTTCTTTTCTCCTGAACAGGAAGGGCATAAGGTAGCGTCTCCTGAGACTGAATAACGATTCTTACTTTCTGATGTGGTTGTAAAAACTTGTCTTGGGAGTTGATGAAAACACTCTGGCTGCTGAAACAAGATGCAAGTCCTTGTGTATTTCCACAGTCACCAGAAAGATAATCTATGTCGGTTATTTTAAAACCACATTGGACGAGTTTGTGTAATAGTTCTACGGAAGGCAATCAGATATAACTTCCTTTGTCGACTTGTTAAGGTAATCAGGGAAGACGATATCAAAGTTGACGATCATGTCTCCTTTGCGCGAGGGTTGCTTGGGTAGAGGGAGCCCTTCCCCACTTACCCTCTTTGTTGAGTTGGGCTTGATGATTTCATTACAGGCTACAGACATTGTGCCACCGTTAATAGAGGGAACGCGTAGTGTGGTTCCTACAAGGGCCTGGAAGGAAAAGAGATAAGAAATGGTCAGCgtttgtttgaaatttgtatcttggttttttcttttttgcctGTATGttctgtttttgaaagggcaagggcaccaatgcattttctccttgataaaccTCAAGGGCAACTTTTgagcaaattgtaaatttctactagagcatttcaagggcaccaaggcaatgaccagggggcatggagtcGATCGCTTCATTGTCTCCATGAAGTGcctgtttttttaaaagttttgttctGAAAAAGAAGAATCACAAGGGAGTccactgttttgaaaaattcTCGGAAGAATCTAATGTATGACAGACCCAGTAACTGGCGCCCAGCTGTTCCGCTGTTGTTGCGGTATCGATACAGCTGATGTTTTATGGATGTAAATCAATGCCCGTTTAGCAGAACACTGTTAAAAGTTAATGGTTGAGTGTGCGCACTTCCTGCAGTAACCAGTGTGCCAGTAAACTGCAGTTGATTACGACGAAACAGCAGGGCATCCGTGAATGTTTTTGATACTAAGTGCAGAATATCTTTGGGGACTTAATACTTATCATCGTTTCTTTGATGATTAGACTTAAAAATCTCAATTAAAAGCACAGAAAATGATCGCGAGTACAATGAAATGACTGATGATTCATCTTTGACATTTGAGAATCTAGTAAGCGCTTTTCAAGctcttttttccccatttttttttttttgggggggggaggtatCTTTTGTAGCTGGGTTGAGAAAAATCATAGCAAATTGCTGCAGGTGGCAGCTACTACAACCGATAAAGtcaaaagtttttaaagttttttttagtacTGCGCCCCAGCTACTGGGTCTAGGGAGAACCCTGACGTTGGTGTTACTGTTGCTTACCTGTTTCAGTGAAACCTTGGCTTTGTAGTGCAAATTACTACCATCTCTCTGAAAATACTGATGTGGTTTGTCCTTCAATGTGAATACAATATCCGCTGGTATTCTGTTCGGTGACTGGTCGCCTTCTTTGggaaatgttatttttgttccaGCTTTCCAGCCCGGCTTGACGTTGATTTCTAGTACTTTGTCTTCAGTCTTTTTACAGCGTCCATCAGGATTCAACACTTGTCTTGAGATCTTCATTCTCTTTGTACATCCTCTGTTAATGTCTTCGAGGGAAACTCTGAGATCATGATGAACAGAAGGGTCCTGCCTCTTTCCGGCTGATTGCATACCTGGCATCCTTGGCATTCCAGGCATCCCAAACCCAGGGAATCCAAAATCATCGTCAACGTCCATCGGGTCACCTCCAGTGGAGGTCGAGAATATATGTTGACCCCCTCGTCCACCACTGCTTCCTGGCCCTCCAAAGTTCATGAAGATCTTGAACGGGTCCTCACCGCCGAAGAAACTCTGAAATGTGGCATTGGGATCGCCATGATACGTCCACTTGAAGTTACCACCACTTCCACCCCCCGATGCTGGGCCCGACCCTCCCTTGAGACCCTCCTCACCGTACTTATCAAAGATAGCTCTCTTTTCTTTGTCGCTCAAGACTTCGTAGGCCTCTGAGATTTCCTTAAATTTTTCTTCCGCacctttacttttgtttttgtccgGGTGGTATTTGAGGGCCATTTTACGGTAGGCTTTTTTGATGTCATCATCACCAGCCTCACGGGCCACGCCAAGAATTTTATAGTAGTCCTTTCCTCCCATTGTTCTGCTGGTAAAGCTGATTCAACTCAATGAATAGAAACTTTTCAAGTAGAGACCTAAATGAACGGATGAAATGAGAAATAAAGTTCCATTATAcaatttatcattttttatgTTCTTTTATGTTAAGAAGGAACTAggcctataaataaatagtaagctTTCGGGTACattcatgtgtaaatctcttatgagTAAGTGTTAGTTTGAActgtatactctgcttgtctttgAAATGAGCCGGCTCGGTCGGTCTCGCCATTTCAAACAgtcaagcagagtatactgtttgaagcGTCGATACCGaactggctcttttcaaagccaacactcactcataaCAGATTTAttgcacatggttgtaccatggttgtacttctagaaactattataaggctcccccgtgagcggctcccccgtgagccttatagtttctagaagtaccagggttgtacccgcaagtttactatttatttctccacaccatacAAAAACAGCAAAGCTTCAACAATAGCAGTtcttatgaaattggtccctgacACCACTGTCCACAGCATGTCTGGATAATACCGGTCGTTGCTAATTCGGGTTAAAACAACCCTTTTTTACTATtaagaatacaattttttcaacagtttgaaagtgatttagaaTTATGCTCTGTTACAccatatatttaacggttgactttGGTTCATTCAAACGACAAAGGTTCTTTTAAAGtgcatttcaaaatttgttgtcaTGAGTTGTcatgaggggtcgtgagttgtcggtatttagtgcgaccgggCCTGTGTGTCAGAACTCAGAAAGAGGGTCCTATTTCGTGCTCTTCTGCCTGGTCACTGGCACAGTTGCACTGCAGGTCGCACGGATCATCATATTCATATATGAATTTGTGATAGTGTTCTCACTGACAGGACTGACTCACTCATGCTATTTCACTACATAAATAATATCAGTATCAGCTAGTTTATCATGAAccaattactcgaaataataaaaacaatcaaccaACATTACCTGCTCTACTCAACTGTGGTTGAAATACCGTCGCTTTTCAACTTCCGGTTTCAACTGAGTTTTGACTGAATCGGTTTAAAACCCACAAGAAAACACCACCGAAATCTCCACTGTCCCACGTTGACTTTACCCACTAGTTGTCTATCCAAATTGACCGTGCTGTCTTCGATCTAGTGTCACTTGATACTAAAGAACCAGCCCGATTGTTACCTTTATATATTGACAAATAAAACTTCCGGACTGTCGTAGAAATTTCAGGAAACGCCTAATGTCACCGACGGACGTGTACTttgtgtttataattatttcactGGTGCTGCCAGCTGATGAACTCAGTGATAATGGAATGGAGTGGGTGATTGGGACCAGTGTATTCgaactttctcgaaaacaaggATGATGTCATAGGTATTCCTCCACAATTTAGACTTGCTTTTCAGTCGTTTGGCCAATCGCCCCCTCGCAGACCTCCCTATTATTtggggttaaaaaataaaaataaaaataaaagtaggCCAATAATAGGccctctttatttttgtttttatgctagtgtatatttgtattttgttcaccCCGTATTTTCTGTGTGTAACCTAATTAAGTTATTGGAAGAGTTTGCcttgaaaaaacacaaacaatacattggggggggggggggttactggcagtaacgcttctcagatgtGCAGTTCCATCATTTAAACCGCTTCAATCCGTTTCGGCATATTGAATATTCAAAGGTGATATAGTTTTGTTTGCTGGATTCAAGTCATCTAGGTCTaatgggattaaaacaatcaacgccccccccccccccaaagggTTTTGCCAAAGAGTTGCAAAAAGGGGTATCCGGGAagtttggtttaaaggcactgtacactaatggtaataagtccaaataaaaaaaaactacttgtaagaagcaatggagagctgctgatgaaacgttgtgagaagcggctccctccatgctctgaagtaaccgtagttttcgagtaaagtaattttctcagtgaaatattttaatttgatttcgatacctcaaaatccattttgaggttccgaaatcaagcatctgaaagcaaacaactttgtgtgacaaaggtggtttttcccccattattaattatctcgcaaattcgacgaccaattgagttccaattttcacagatttattattttgtgcatatgttgagatacaccaagtgagaagactggtctttgacaatttattattactaaaggtgtccagtatctttaacatGAACAAACTCAAGGCATgggaaacttaaaacttacactTGTTGTTTGAATATAAAAGACCCAAcataattttttaaaggcacgCGTGAACCTCAAATTTCTAGCAAttagaaaagagaaaaaaccctgaaaataacaaacatataAAGTAAACAGTTGCACAGAAAAGGGGAACAGAAAGAAAGACCCAAAATATAATGTCCTTTAATAACATGAAAAaacacataggcctacacaaaaCAGTTAGGCCAACAAGCTTTACTTCAAAATTTAGAGGGGTGAGGAAATAAGTGAATATTCAAAGTTTACTAGTTTTCTGTTATCTGTTTAATTCTATTTTTATAAGAGATGAATTTTACAAATCAAAGAACAAAACTGAGGCGAACTGGCCAAGCCCATCCACACCCCATGCCTGCAGGCATTTTATTTACCTGAACaatagaattgccatcctcaaaaatgtTCCTGATTTGTTGTTAAGGATTCCCATTTTTGAATCGATCTAGAAGAACATTCCCCATTGAAAATCACTATTAAACGACATTGGCAATTTTGATGTTAAGAATAAAATGCTGCCCGCAGACGGCAGACAAGCTATTTCCCGCCAAGACACTGgacttttacaaaaagtacattcaATGGAACGTGTTCACTTTGGAATGTCACCCCATAATCACCACATAAAGAtcttttgttatgcaaattaggAGTTTTACAGGCGCTGTTTTCGAAGACTCATTATGGGAGAATACAGTGTGGCATTTCGTGTCGTGCAATGGTGGAGGATGGAGTACAACATGGGCGTATCTCTCCCTTCAACGTGGGACCCGTTAGACATCTCGTTTCCTCCGGACGAACTTTAGTTGTAAAATGTATcaaaattcatatttttgtgtattttcaaaaatatttcgGCAGTACAATGTAGAACCAGTTGTGATATTCTCTATTAGAGGCAGAACCAAGACTGTCAGCCCTATAATATCTTATCCGAAAACCGTTGCATTTCA
The nucleotide sequence above comes from Asterias rubens chromosome 12, eAstRub1.3, whole genome shotgun sequence. Encoded proteins:
- the LOC117298067 gene encoding dnaJ homolog subfamily B member 4-like gives rise to the protein MGGKDYYKILGVAREAGDDDIKKAYRKMALKYHPDKNKSKGAEEKFKEISEAYEVLSDKEKRAIFDKYGEEGLKGGSGPASGGGSGGNFKWTYHGDPNATFQSFFGGEDPFKIFMNFGGPGSSGGRGGQHIFSTSTGGDPMDVDDDFGFPGFGMPGMPRMPGMQSAGKRQDPSVHHDLRVSLEDINRGCTKRMKISRQVLNPDGRCKKTEDKVLEINVKPGWKAGTKITFPKEGDQSPNRIPADIVFTLKDKPHQYFQRDGSNLHYKAKVSLKQALVGTTLRVPSINGGTMSVACNEIIKPNSTKRVSGEGLPLPKQPSRKGDMIVNFDIVFPDYLNKSTKEVISDCLP